One segment of Vagococcus martis DNA contains the following:
- a CDS encoding SulP family inorganic anion transporter yields MLLSIKENEWVGNPRENIFAGLVSSVAILPEVIGFAIIAGVHPMSALFASAITLLVITLTGGRPAMVSAAAGSMALVIAGLVQSHGLNYMIAATILTGIFQFILGYLNIHKIMKYIPKSVMIGFVNGLAISIFLAQVQQLPEQNVIGYVMVIVSILAIYLLPKVIKVVPPALIIITVMTILSFFFKGSFFTVGDLGDMSSLDVSFGLPLVPMNLETLWIILPTAISLTFIGLMETLLTVPIVDEMTHSTSDSKREVKAQGLANFITGLFGGQAGCAMIGQAVINVKSGGRTRLSTFVSGTTLLLFIFVLNSLIMMVIPTAALIGIMITVAGDTFDWKSLQLVKSWEMIESTVMVVTVVVIVYTGNLAIGILCGVILNGLLILLTKLNKK; encoded by the coding sequence GTGTTACTTAGTATAAAAGAGAATGAGTGGGTAGGGAACCCACGTGAAAATATTTTTGCTGGATTGGTTTCTTCTGTGGCTATTTTACCGGAAGTTATAGGCTTTGCCATTATCGCAGGAGTGCATCCAATGTCGGCATTATTTGCTTCAGCTATTACCTTATTAGTCATTACGTTAACTGGTGGTAGACCTGCTATGGTATCTGCTGCAGCCGGATCGATGGCTTTAGTAATTGCAGGATTAGTACAGTCTCATGGACTAAACTATATGATTGCAGCAACAATATTAACAGGTATATTTCAATTTATTTTAGGCTATTTGAATATTCATAAAATCATGAAATACATACCTAAAAGTGTCATGATAGGTTTTGTTAATGGATTAGCGATTTCAATTTTTTTAGCACAAGTTCAACAATTGCCTGAACAAAATGTGATTGGCTATGTCATGGTTATTGTTAGTATATTAGCCATATATTTACTACCCAAAGTGATTAAAGTTGTGCCACCAGCACTGATTATTATTACGGTCATGACTATCTTATCATTTTTTTTTAAAGGAAGTTTCTTTACTGTTGGTGATTTAGGAGATATGTCCTCACTCGATGTATCATTTGGCTTACCCCTTGTACCAATGAATTTAGAAACACTGTGGATAATCTTACCAACAGCCATTTCATTAACGTTTATCGGACTAATGGAAACACTATTAACAGTTCCTATAGTAGATGAGATGACACACTCAACTAGTGATAGTAAACGTGAAGTGAAAGCACAAGGACTGGCTAATTTTATTACGGGATTATTTGGTGGCCAAGCTGGATGTGCGATGATAGGACAAGCTGTCATAAATGTTAAATCAGGTGGACGAACACGTTTGTCAACATTTGTATCAGGTACGACATTACTACTGTTCATTTTTGTTTTAAACTCACTCATCATGATGGTGATTCCAACGGCAGCTTTGATTGGGATTATGATAACAGTTGCAGGAGACACATTTGATTGGAAAAGTTTACAGTTAGTAAAATCATGGGAAATGATTGAAAGTACTGTGATGGTAGTCACTGTCGTTGTTATCGTCTATACAGGGAACTTAGCAATTGGGATTTTATGTGGTGTCATATTAAATGGGTTACTTATATTATTGACAAAATTAAATAAAAAATAG
- a CDS encoding glycine C-acetyltransferase produces the protein MSPKLETFLDEGLDNLKEKGLYSTIDVVEGANGPIIEINGEKKINLASNNYLGFATHPELIEAANEATEKYGVGAGAVRTINGTLDIHRELEEKIAKFKGTEAAIAFQSGFNCNMGAISAVMTKEDAILSDALNHASIIDGCRLSGAKIIRVNHSDMEDLDKKAKEAVESGLYKKVMYITDGVFSMDGDVAKMPEIMEIAEKYGLIVYVDDAHGSGVLGKGAGTVKEFGLSDKVDFQMGTLSKAIGVVGGYVAGSQKLIDWLKSQARPFLFSTSLTPGASAAVIKALDLMESDPSYVDTLWENANYFKEKLQAIGYDIGESETPITPVILGDEKLAQEFAKRLIDEGVYVKPIVFPTVPLGTGRVRNMPTAAHTKEMLDEAVAIYEKVGKEMKII, from the coding sequence ATGAGTCCTAAGTTAGAAACATTTTTAGATGAAGGGTTAGATAACTTAAAAGAAAAAGGGTTATACTCAACGATTGATGTAGTTGAAGGTGCAAATGGACCGATTATAGAAATCAATGGTGAGAAAAAAATCAATCTGGCATCGAATAACTATCTAGGATTTGCTACGCATCCAGAACTTATTGAAGCGGCAAACGAAGCGACTGAAAAATATGGTGTTGGAGCTGGAGCAGTCCGTACGATTAATGGAACGCTTGATATTCACCGCGAGTTAGAAGAAAAAATCGCTAAGTTCAAAGGAACTGAAGCTGCGATTGCTTTTCAATCAGGATTTAATTGCAATATGGGTGCTATATCAGCTGTTATGACAAAAGAAGATGCGATTTTGTCAGATGCGCTAAATCATGCGTCAATTATTGATGGCTGTCGCTTGTCAGGTGCAAAAATTATTCGAGTGAATCATTCTGACATGGAAGATTTGGATAAGAAAGCCAAAGAAGCAGTTGAAAGTGGATTATACAAAAAAGTGATGTACATTACTGATGGTGTGTTTTCAATGGATGGCGATGTGGCAAAAATGCCAGAAATCATGGAGATTGCGGAAAAGTATGGCTTGATTGTGTATGTTGATGATGCTCACGGTTCTGGTGTTTTAGGAAAAGGTGCTGGAACAGTGAAAGAATTTGGCTTATCAGATAAAGTTGACTTCCAAATGGGGACATTATCTAAAGCAATTGGTGTTGTCGGAGGTTATGTTGCCGGTAGTCAAAAATTGATTGATTGGCTAAAATCTCAAGCACGACCATTTTTATTTTCAACATCTCTTACTCCAGGTGCTAGTGCAGCCGTCATAAAAGCGTTAGACTTAATGGAAAGTGATCCATCTTATGTGGATACATTGTGGGAAAATGCTAATTACTTTAAAGAAAAGCTCCAAGCGATTGGCTATGATATAGGTGAATCTGAAACACCTATTACGCCAGTTATTTTAGGTGATGAAAAATTAGCACAAGAATTTGCTAAACGATTAATTGATGAAGGTGTATATGTGAAACCTATCGTCTTTCCAACCGTTCCGCTCGGTACAGGACGTGTTAGAAATATGCCAACAGCAGCACACACAAAAGAGATGTTAGATGAAGCTGTGGCGATTTATGAAAAAGTTGGGAAAGAGATGAAAATTATATGA
- a CDS encoding CTP synthase, which produces MTKYIFVTGGVVSSIGKGIVAASLGRLLKNRGLNVTIQKFDPYINIDPGTMSPYQHGEVFVTEDGAETDLDLGHYERFIDINLNQHSNVTTGKVYSEVIRKERKGEYLGATVQVIPHITNEIKEKMMAAADTNEADVIITEVGGTVGDIESLPFLEALRQMKADVGKDNVLYIHTTLIPYLRAAGEMKTKPTQHSVKELRSLGIQPDILVVRTEEEVPQEMKQKLAQFCDVPEEAVIESRDVKTLYDIPLNLEAQGLDDIVCDHLGIEAPKADMAEWQEMAKHVLNLKHKTRIALVGKYVELPDAYLSVVEALKHAGYEHDTKIEIEWIQSENVTKENVSDYLSTVDGVLVPGGFGDRGIEGKIEAIRYARENNIPFLGICLGMQMACVEFARNVLMLEGADSKETAPETPYNIIDLMLDQEGVEDMGGTLRLGAYPCELKPDTKTRDLYNGEELISERHRHRYEFNNAFRESFEEAGMVFSGVSPDNRLVEIVEIPANDFFVASQFHPEFKSRPNRSHPLFNGFIRASLNN; this is translated from the coding sequence ATGACAAAGTACATTTTTGTAACAGGTGGAGTAGTATCTTCAATTGGAAAAGGGATTGTAGCAGCATCGTTAGGGCGATTATTAAAAAATCGTGGATTGAATGTAACCATTCAAAAATTTGATCCCTATATTAACATTGATCCTGGAACAATGAGTCCTTACCAACATGGTGAAGTATTCGTCACTGAAGATGGGGCAGAAACAGATTTAGATTTAGGTCATTATGAGCGATTTATAGATATTAATTTAAATCAACATTCAAATGTGACCACAGGAAAAGTTTATTCTGAGGTAATCAGAAAAGAAAGAAAAGGAGAATACCTTGGTGCGACAGTCCAAGTAATCCCACATATTACCAATGAAATCAAAGAAAAAATGATGGCAGCAGCTGATACAAATGAAGCAGATGTGATTATCACTGAAGTCGGCGGAACAGTTGGGGATATTGAGTCTTTACCATTTTTAGAAGCACTAAGACAGATGAAAGCAGATGTTGGTAAAGATAATGTGTTATATATCCACACAACATTGATTCCTTATTTAAGAGCAGCAGGAGAAATGAAAACCAAACCAACACAACATAGTGTGAAAGAATTACGTAGTCTTGGTATTCAACCAGATATTTTAGTTGTTAGAACAGAAGAAGAAGTGCCGCAAGAAATGAAACAAAAATTAGCGCAATTTTGTGATGTGCCTGAAGAAGCTGTTATTGAATCAAGAGATGTGAAGACGTTATATGACATTCCACTTAATTTAGAAGCACAAGGATTGGATGATATTGTGTGTGATCATTTAGGGATTGAAGCACCTAAAGCAGATATGGCAGAGTGGCAAGAAATGGCTAAACACGTGCTAAACTTAAAACACAAAACACGTATTGCATTAGTTGGTAAATACGTTGAGTTACCTGATGCTTATCTATCAGTTGTGGAAGCATTAAAACATGCTGGATATGAACATGATACAAAGATCGAAATTGAGTGGATTCAATCAGAAAATGTCACAAAAGAAAATGTCTCTGATTATTTATCAACAGTAGATGGGGTTCTTGTGCCAGGTGGATTTGGCGACCGAGGAATTGAAGGAAAAATCGAAGCGATTCGTTATGCAAGAGAAAATAATATTCCATTCTTAGGTATTTGTTTGGGTATGCAAATGGCCTGTGTTGAATTTGCAAGAAACGTCTTGATGCTTGAAGGAGCAGATTCAAAAGAAACTGCACCAGAAACGCCTTATAACATCATTGATTTAATGTTAGATCAAGAAGGTGTAGAAGATATGGGAGGAACGTTACGTCTAGGAGCTTATCCATGCGAGTTGAAACCAGACACTAAAACACGTGACTTATATAATGGTGAAGAGTTAATCAGTGAACGTCATCGCCACCGTTATGAATTTAATAATGCGTTTCGCGAGTCATTTGAAGAAGCGGGAATGGTCTTTTCAGGTGTTTCGCCAGACAATCGTTTAGTTGAAATTGTTGAAATTCCAGCAAATGATTTCTTTGTTGCAAGTCAATTTCATCCCGAATTCAAATCACGACCAAACAGAAGTCATCCGTTATTTAATGGATTTATTAGAGCTAGCTTAAATAACTAG